The proteins below are encoded in one region of Pirellulales bacterium:
- a CDS encoding UPF0175 family protein, with amino-acid sequence MTFTLPDAVERELRVQFSDLGAAAKEAALVELYRLNILSHGQLAESLGISRDETNAVLKCHKVVEDLPTIEEFDAQMARTRALLEK; translated from the coding sequence GTGACTTTTACTTTGCCAGATGCAGTTGAACGAGAACTTCGCGTTCAATTTAGCGATCTTGGTGCAGCAGCGAAGGAGGCAGCGCTGGTTGAACTCTATCGGCTGAATATTCTCTCCCACGGACAGCTCGCGGAATCACTAGGGATTTCGCGCGACGAAACGAACGCAGTTTTGAAATGTCATAAGGTTGTCGAAGACTTGCCTACCATTGAAGAGTTCGACGCCCAGATGGCCCGCACGCGAGCTCTGCTTGAGAAATGA